The DNA region ACGATGGCTGATAAAGTAGTTTATACAGCATCGGTAGTTGGTTTAGACCCTAATACCGATGTAGCTGTAATTAAGATAGTTGTGAAGGAAAAGGAGAAAGTTACTGTTGCCCCTTTGGGTGATTCCGATAAGCTGCAAATAGGAGAATGGGCAATTGCCATAGGTAATCCTTTTAGCGAAGGATTGGATAGAACAGTTACCCTGGGAGTTATTTCTGCAACCAGCAGAGCCAATCTTAATTTGGGTAATAATTCTCCTCTTTATCAGGATTTTATTCAGACCGATGCTGCCATCAACAGTGGTAATAGCGGAGGTCCTTTACTAAATATTAAAGGAGAAGTTATCGGCATCAATTCTGCTATGGCAAGCACCAATGGAGGCAATGTGGGAATCGGTTTTGCCATTCCGATCAATCTTGCCAAGAGAGTTGTGGAAGATCTTGTTGCCAGCGGAAAAGTTACGCGCGCCTATATTGGAATTCTGGCTCAGGAAATAACCCCGGATATTATGGATTCTTACGGTTTGAGCGAAGTTGCCGGAGTTCTTGTGGCTAAAGTGGAAAAGGATTCTCCAGCCGAAAAAGCGGGACTTCAAATTGAAGATATTATTCTGGAAATTAACGGACAGAAAGTTTCCAGTGTTCCCAAATTCCGGATCGCCATTGCTACAGCTAAAGTTGGACAGGATATAACCTTAAAAATCTTGCGCAATAAAAAAGAAATGACCGTGAAAGTAAACCTGGAAGCATATCCTGAAGATACCATAGCCGCAACGGATTCCACAAAAGGCACTCTGGCTACAGGAATTACTGTGGAAGGAATTGATAGCGCTATTGCCAAACGCCTGAATATAAAAAGCGATAAAGGAGTTGTGGTAACAAAAGTAGAACCGAATTCTGCCGCCGCCAAATCGGGATTGAAAGTGGGTTATGTAATCCTGAAAATTGAAGGAAACGAAGTAAACAGCCCGAAGGAATTTAACACCGAACTGGAA from Candidatus Cloacimonas sp. includes:
- a CDS encoding Do family serine endopeptidase; the protein is MKVGKQIVLMMVALMLMSCATAKDVMLDPYGTNPVVEVVKNVREAVVQIRVEAKVTVQNYANPFFNDPFFRQFFDFPQEQTRPIVSLGSGFIYEYNPNTREAFILTNNHVVESGREGTITVTMADKVVYTASVVGLDPNTDVAVIKIVVKEKEKVTVAPLGDSDKLQIGEWAIAIGNPFSEGLDRTVTLGVISATSRANLNLGNNSPLYQDFIQTDAAINSGNSGGPLLNIKGEVIGINSAMASTNGGNVGIGFAIPINLAKRVVEDLVASGKVTRAYIGILAQEITPDIMDSYGLSEVAGVLVAKVEKDSPAEKAGLQIEDIILEINGQKVSSVPKFRIAIATAKVGQDITLKILRNKKEMTVKVNLEAYPEDTIAATDSTKGTLATGITVEGIDSAIAKRLNIKSDKGVVVTKVEPNSAAAKSGLKVGYVILKIEGNEVNSPKEFNTELEKAKTNMEKENRKTIRLYVLDTNNQPLILILKFE